A single window of Streptomyces sp. NBC_00464 DNA harbors:
- a CDS encoding protein kinase domain-containing protein: MNAGGSVRRVIDDRFELVDRLGSGGMGMVWRAHDLALHRDVALKEVRPPDPALAESDPESARVLRERVLREARALARLDHPGVVTVHHIVDGGDGTYPWIVMELVPGASLAERLAEGTLAPVEAAELGRGLLSALRAAHAAGILHRDVKPANVLLRADGSPVLTDFGIAAIRESTSLTATGSIIGSPDFMAPERIRGQEGNPSSDFWSLGMMMYVAVEGRHPLRKATTLATLAAVLDEEIPPPAKAGPLAPVLNALLTRDTAARPDPGELDRMLAAVSEPVGSAGQRPATPQVGVLPRQEAPARQDAVPPGFGRTDPTTVPPAAPVRRPDAPGRGTGTAPPRPQPATLGTQEIRRRIQRGRAVAVFTALAGTALTGVLVWSLMPDSNAETAGSTPSPAPASGRPSPTEVAESPQKAAAPTENLLTPAGARSVIAALKPVMGSTRVTSFTLFDGHASVEAPVAKNKALYDVFTYQDGKAARERAGGTLISGSRSVDLEKINWDALPGLIRRADKELGVAEPTTHYVDIDPASPFDNYQPTLSVYVSDEYGGAYLRADINGKVLKKNPRNG; the protein is encoded by the coding sequence ATGAACGCTGGGGGGTCTGTGCGCCGTGTGATCGACGACCGCTTCGAGCTGGTCGACCGGCTCGGCAGCGGCGGGATGGGCATGGTCTGGCGGGCCCACGACTTGGCGCTGCACCGTGATGTGGCGCTGAAGGAGGTGCGGCCCCCGGACCCAGCGCTCGCCGAGAGCGATCCGGAGTCGGCCCGCGTGCTGCGCGAGCGGGTGCTGCGTGAGGCACGTGCGCTGGCCCGGCTCGACCACCCGGGAGTCGTCACGGTCCACCACATCGTGGACGGCGGTGACGGGACCTACCCGTGGATCGTGATGGAGCTGGTGCCCGGCGCCTCGCTCGCGGAACGGCTGGCCGAGGGAACGCTCGCCCCGGTCGAAGCCGCTGAGCTCGGCCGCGGGTTGCTGTCCGCGCTGCGGGCCGCCCATGCCGCCGGGATCCTGCACCGCGACGTCAAGCCCGCCAACGTCCTGCTCCGGGCCGACGGGAGCCCGGTGCTCACCGACTTCGGCATTGCGGCGATCCGCGAGTCCACCAGTCTGACGGCGACCGGTTCCATCATCGGCTCCCCCGACTTCATGGCGCCCGAGCGCATTCGCGGCCAGGAGGGCAATCCTTCGTCGGACTTCTGGTCGCTCGGCATGATGATGTACGTCGCTGTGGAGGGCCGGCACCCGCTGCGCAAGGCCACCACCCTGGCGACGCTGGCGGCCGTGCTGGACGAGGAGATCCCGCCGCCCGCGAAGGCCGGTCCGCTGGCTCCGGTACTGAACGCGCTGCTGACCCGGGACACGGCCGCCAGACCCGATCCCGGGGAACTGGACCGGATGCTCGCGGCGGTGAGCGAACCGGTCGGATCTGCCGGGCAGCGCCCCGCGACACCGCAGGTCGGCGTACTTCCCCGTCAAGAAGCGCCCGCCCGGCAGGACGCGGTGCCGCCCGGCTTCGGCCGGACGGACCCGACTACCGTCCCGCCTGCCGCGCCCGTGCGGCGCCCGGACGCGCCCGGCCGTGGAACGGGCACCGCTCCCCCGCGTCCGCAACCCGCCACGCTGGGAACCCAGGAGATACGTCGGCGGATCCAGCGGGGTCGTGCCGTCGCCGTCTTCACCGCGCTCGCCGGAACCGCCCTGACCGGGGTGCTGGTGTGGTCGCTGATGCCCGACTCGAACGCGGAGACGGCCGGCAGCACCCCTTCCCCGGCTCCGGCCTCGGGCAGGCCCTCACCCACCGAGGTGGCAGAGAGCCCGCAGAAGGCCGCGGCGCCCACCGAGAACCTACTGACGCCCGCCGGGGCACGGTCCGTCATCGCGGCGCTCAAGCCGGTGATGGGCAGCACAAGGGTCACGTCGTTCACGTTGTTCGACGGGCACGCGAGCGTCGAGGCCCCGGTCGCAAAGAACAAAGCCCTGTACGACGTCTTCACGTACCAGGACGGCAAAGCCGCACGGGAACGGGCGGGCGGCACCCTCATATCGGGCTCCAGGTCCGTGGACCTTGAGAAGATCAACTGGGACGCCCTGCCGGGGCTGATCCGCCGGGCGGACAAGGAGCTCGGCGTCGCCGAGCCCACCACCCACTACGTGGACATCGACCCGGCCTCCCCGTTCGACAACTACCAGCCGACGCTCAGCGTCTACGTCTCGGACGAGTACGGCGGCGCCTATCTGCGGGCCGACATCAACGGCAAGGTGCTCAAGAAGAACCCTCGCAACGGCTGA
- a CDS encoding aminotransferase-like domain-containing protein, translating into MAASRYKKLVDALASDIRTGRLAPGARLPTHRALAAREGIAVVTATRVYAELEAMGLVSREQGRGTFVRDIAVPAGHGIDQQDVATDAVDLNFNYPSLPGQADLLRQALREVATSGDLDSLLRYQPHRGRPQDRASVARHLGCRGIGAAADQILITNGAQHGLAITIMATLNAGDVVAVDALTYPGFKVLAHAFHLDLEPIPTTTDGPDLDALEKLCATRPVRAVYSMPTLHNPLGWVMPTTERNRLIGIARQYGPLIIEDASYAYLVEDPPPPLAATAPDITVYVSGLSKSIATGLRVGFVLAPPSAVPSLERAIRATTWNTPALTTAIACRWLDDGTVNHLEALKRDDAKTRQALVRQELAGLPLIGHPSSYFTWLPLPDDARADRLTAALARRHISVTTAEPFTTSTHTPQAIRLALGSTDLDSLRSTLRTVHQVAVEDAYA; encoded by the coding sequence ATGGCAGCCTCGCGATACAAAAAGCTGGTCGACGCGCTCGCATCCGACATCCGGACCGGGCGCCTCGCCCCGGGGGCGCGGCTGCCGACCCACCGCGCCCTCGCCGCCCGCGAGGGCATCGCCGTGGTGACCGCGACCCGGGTGTACGCCGAGTTGGAGGCGATGGGTCTGGTGAGCCGGGAACAGGGCCGCGGCACGTTCGTGCGTGACATCGCGGTCCCCGCCGGTCACGGCATCGATCAGCAGGACGTCGCCACAGACGCGGTCGACCTCAACTTCAACTACCCGTCGCTGCCCGGCCAGGCCGATCTCCTGCGGCAGGCCCTGCGAGAGGTGGCCACCTCCGGTGATCTCGACTCGCTGCTGCGCTATCAACCACACCGGGGGCGCCCACAGGACAGAGCCTCCGTCGCACGACACCTCGGATGCCGGGGAATCGGCGCCGCCGCGGATCAGATCCTCATCACCAACGGCGCCCAGCACGGCCTGGCCATCACCATCATGGCCACGCTGAACGCCGGCGACGTCGTCGCGGTCGACGCACTCACCTACCCGGGTTTCAAGGTGCTCGCGCACGCCTTCCATCTCGACCTGGAGCCCATCCCCACCACCACCGACGGGCCGGATCTCGATGCGCTGGAGAAGCTGTGCGCGACCCGCCCGGTGCGCGCGGTCTACTCCATGCCCACCCTGCACAACCCCCTGGGCTGGGTCATGCCGACAACCGAGCGCAACCGCCTGATCGGGATCGCTCGGCAGTACGGTCCGCTCATCATCGAGGACGCCTCATACGCGTACCTGGTCGAGGACCCTCCACCGCCCCTGGCCGCAACCGCGCCGGACATCACCGTCTACGTCTCGGGCCTGTCCAAGAGCATCGCCACCGGCCTGCGGGTCGGCTTCGTCCTCGCCCCGCCGTCTGCGGTGCCCTCGCTCGAACGCGCCATCCGGGCGACCACCTGGAACACCCCCGCCCTCACCACCGCCATCGCCTGCCGCTGGCTCGACGACGGCACGGTGAACCACCTGGAAGCGCTGAAACGAGACGACGCCAAGACGCGCCAGGCACTCGTCAGGCAGGAGCTGGCGGGCCTCCCGCTCATCGGCCACCCCTCGTCCTACTTCACCTGGCTGCCGCTGCCCGACGACGCACGCGCCGACCGGCTGACCGCCGCCCTCGCGCGCCGACACATCTCGGTCACCACGGCGGAGCCGTTCACCACCTCGACGCACACACCACAGGCAATCCGCCTCGCACTTGGCTCGACCGATCTGGACAGTCTCCGGTCGACGCTGCGCACGGTGCACCAAGTCGCCGTCGAGGACGCCTACGCCTGA
- a CDS encoding DJ-1/PfpI family protein: MHIAILTFEGYNELDSLIALGVLNRIKTDDWRVTIATPGPRVTSMNGVVIEQMSTLEEACAADAVIVGSGIATREVTEDPAIMNVLRGLDPSRQLIAAQCSGALVLARLGLLGGIAACTDLTTKPWVVAAGVEVLHQPFYAKDNIATAGGCLASHYLAAWIIARLEGNDAAESALHYVAPVGEKEEYTERAWRNIAPYLPAPAPALG, from the coding sequence GTGCACATTGCCATCCTCACCTTCGAGGGCTACAACGAGCTCGACTCCCTGATCGCGCTCGGTGTGCTCAACCGCATCAAGACCGATGACTGGCGCGTCACCATCGCGACCCCCGGCCCCAGGGTGACGTCGATGAACGGGGTGGTCATCGAGCAGATGTCCACTCTTGAGGAGGCATGCGCCGCGGACGCCGTCATCGTCGGCAGCGGCATCGCCACCCGCGAGGTCACCGAAGACCCGGCGATCATGAACGTCCTGCGGGGCCTGGACCCCTCGCGCCAGCTCATCGCGGCGCAGTGCTCCGGCGCGCTTGTGCTGGCCAGGCTCGGCCTGCTGGGCGGCATCGCCGCCTGCACCGACCTGACCACGAAGCCGTGGGTCGTCGCCGCCGGCGTCGAGGTCCTCCACCAGCCCTTCTACGCCAAGGACAACATCGCCACCGCCGGCGGCTGCCTGGCCTCGCACTACCTCGCGGCCTGGATCATCGCCCGCCTCGAGGGCAACGACGCAGCCGAAAGCGCGCTGCACTATGTCGCCCCGGTCGGCGAGAAGGAGGAGTACACCGAGCGCGCCTGGCGCAACATCGCTCCCTACCTGCCTGCTCCCGCACCGGCGCTCGGCTGA
- a CDS encoding MFS transporter: MAASLAPVGSGPSRAVLLTVTCLGQFMVLLDNSIVGAALPDMQDRLHTQLTGLQWIVDAYVLLVAMLLLSGGVFADRFGRKRVYLTGVAVFTVASVMCSLAPSVGWLVAGRVLQGVGAAALSPASLALLVAACPVPQERIKAIGLWAGFSGLGLAVGPVAGGVLTDVFGWPAIFLVNLPIGVVLLVVGARSLEETCNPGAPAIDVPGTVLSVLAVGALTYGLIEGGARGWTAPVILGSFTAGVILLAAFLAVEARRSAPMLPLRLFRQRLFTVSNTAMVVVGFALMGSSFFFSQFFVYVQGSSILRAGLQALPVSLAMVIVSPYAGRLAARYGFRIVVTTGLALAGLGLLALGTVHADTGYGNVWWRLALAGIGFALTLSPLTGAAMQAVSPQEGGLASGISSTTRQIGAVLGVAVLGAIVRARQSGGTSFETGLNSAFLAAGTIILATAVFTGLWLSRSEPAAEGSAAPQRSPEPAAVTTSNEAPANSR, encoded by the coding sequence CTTGCTCCCGTAGGCAGTGGACCGAGCCGGGCCGTGTTGCTCACGGTGACCTGCCTGGGCCAGTTCATGGTCCTGCTCGACAACTCGATCGTCGGGGCGGCGCTGCCCGATATGCAGGACCGGCTGCACACGCAGCTGACCGGTCTGCAGTGGATCGTTGACGCGTATGTGCTGCTGGTCGCCATGCTGTTGCTGTCCGGCGGTGTCTTCGCCGACCGGTTCGGCCGCAAGCGGGTGTACCTGACCGGCGTGGCGGTGTTCACCGTCGCGTCGGTGATGTGCAGCCTCGCCCCCTCGGTCGGCTGGCTGGTCGCCGGCAGGGTGCTGCAGGGCGTCGGGGCCGCGGCGCTGAGTCCCGCCTCGCTGGCCCTGCTCGTCGCCGCCTGTCCCGTGCCGCAGGAACGGATCAAGGCGATCGGGCTGTGGGCCGGGTTCAGCGGACTGGGTCTGGCCGTGGGCCCCGTGGCCGGCGGCGTGCTGACGGATGTCTTCGGCTGGCCCGCCATCTTCCTGGTCAATCTGCCCATCGGCGTGGTCCTGCTGGTGGTCGGTGCGCGCAGCCTTGAGGAGACCTGCAATCCGGGTGCCCCGGCGATCGACGTCCCGGGGACGGTGCTGTCCGTTCTGGCGGTGGGGGCGCTGACCTACGGGCTGATCGAGGGTGGTGCCCGCGGCTGGACGGCGCCGGTCATCCTGGGCAGCTTCACCGCGGGGGTGATCCTCCTCGCCGCCTTCCTCGCCGTCGAAGCGCGTCGCTCCGCACCGATGCTGCCGCTGCGGCTGTTCCGCCAGCGCCTGTTCACCGTGTCCAACACCGCCATGGTCGTGGTGGGGTTCGCGCTCATGGGCTCGTCGTTCTTCTTCTCCCAGTTCTTCGTGTACGTCCAGGGCAGCTCGATCCTGCGCGCCGGCCTGCAGGCCCTGCCGGTGTCCCTCGCCATGGTGATCGTCAGCCCGTACGCGGGCCGCCTCGCCGCCCGGTACGGCTTCCGCATCGTGGTGACCACCGGCCTGGCCCTGGCCGGACTGGGACTGCTGGCGCTCGGCACGGTGCACGCCGACACCGGGTACGGGAACGTGTGGTGGCGGCTGGCACTCGCCGGCATCGGCTTCGCCCTGACCCTGTCCCCACTGACAGGCGCCGCCATGCAAGCGGTCAGCCCGCAGGAAGGCGGCCTCGCGTCAGGCATCAGCAGCACCACCCGGCAGATCGGCGCGGTGCTCGGCGTCGCGGTACTCGGAGCCATCGTCCGCGCCCGCCAATCCGGCGGCACCTCCTTCGAGACCGGCCTCAACAGCGCCTTCCTCGCCGCCGGCACCATCATCTTGGCCACCGCCGTGTTCACCGGCCTATGGCTGAGCAGGTCCGAGCCGGCAGCGGAAGGCTCCGCAGCGCCGCAGCGTTCCCCCGAGCCGGCTGCGGTCACCACCTCGAACGAGGCACCCGCGAACAGCCGTTGA